The proteins below come from a single Acidimicrobiia bacterium genomic window:
- a CDS encoding GuaB3 family IMP dehydrogenase-related protein codes for MEVEIGIAKSGRRAWGFDDIAIVPSRRTRDPEDVDLSWELDAFTFRLPMMASGMDSAVTPATAIEIGRLGGLGCLNLEGLWARYEDPIPVYDEIAELSKEKATRRMQELYAEPVKPELITQRVAEVKAAGVTTCGSLTPQNVARYIDHAKRGGLDVLVIQGTVVSAEHVSSRSEPLDLFAFIREVDMPVIVGGCASYSGALHLMRTGAIGVLVGVGPGAACTTRGVLGIGVPQATAIADAAGARTSYLEETGRYVHVIADGGMRTGGDVAKAIACGADAVMLGSPIAASAESPSGGYHWGMATFHPTLPRGSRVETGILGTLEEILVGPAHDNDGRRNLFGGLRGSMATTGYASVKEFQRAEVMVAPALQTEGKALQRSQGVGMG; via the coding sequence GTGGAAGTCGAGATCGGTATTGCAAAGTCGGGCCGCCGCGCCTGGGGATTCGACGACATCGCGATCGTTCCATCCCGACGGACCCGTGACCCTGAAGATGTCGACCTGTCATGGGAGCTCGACGCGTTCACCTTCCGGCTTCCGATGATGGCGTCGGGCATGGACTCGGCAGTGACGCCTGCGACTGCTATCGAGATCGGAAGGCTCGGCGGTCTTGGCTGCCTGAACCTCGAAGGCCTCTGGGCCCGCTACGAGGACCCGATCCCCGTCTATGACGAGATCGCCGAACTCTCGAAGGAGAAGGCGACCCGGCGGATGCAGGAGCTGTACGCGGAACCGGTCAAACCCGAACTGATCACCCAGCGTGTCGCCGAGGTCAAAGCTGCCGGAGTCACGACCTGCGGGAGCCTTACGCCACAGAATGTCGCACGCTACATCGACCACGCCAAGCGTGGTGGCCTCGATGTGCTCGTCATCCAGGGAACCGTTGTGTCCGCGGAGCATGTGAGCTCGCGAAGCGAGCCACTCGACCTGTTCGCCTTCATCCGAGAGGTCGACATGCCGGTCATCGTCGGTGGCTGTGCATCGTACTCGGGCGCACTCCACCTGATGCGAACGGGAGCGATCGGTGTGCTCGTCGGCGTCGGTCCCGGTGCTGCCTGTACGACAAGGGGCGTCCTCGGGATCGGCGTCCCTCAAGCCACGGCGATTGCCGATGCCGCAGGCGCCCGTACCTCGTACCTCGAAGAAACCGGCCGATATGTGCATGTGATCGCTGACGGGGGCATGCGAACCGGGGGCGATGTGGCCAAAGCGATCGCCTGCGGCGCCGACGCCGTCATGCTCGGTTCCCCGATCGCTGCCAGTGCCGAGTCGCCGTCGGGCGGATACCACTGGGGCATGGCCACTTTCCATCCCACCCTCCCAAGGGGATCACGGGTCGAGACGGGGATTCTCGGCACCCTCGAGGAGATCCTCGTTGGTCCCGCCCACGACAACGACGGTCGCCGAAATCTCTTTGGCGGCCTTCGCGGTTCGATGGCCACGACCGGCTATGCGTCGGTCAAGGAGTTCCAGAGGGCCGAGGTGATGGTCGCTCCGGCTCTCCAGACGGAGGGGAAGGCGCTCCAACGCTCCCAGGGTGTGGGGATGGGTTGA
- the trpS gene encoding tryptophan--tRNA ligase, with the protein MRRQGKEHLVNDGSKQRIFSGVQPTGEPHLGNYLGAFRHWARLQDHYDAVYCIVDLHAMTVDYDPAELERARVDMARVLLALGIDPDRSLLYTQSQVGAHAELAWILGTLMPMGVLNRMTQYKDKTAAGHASNLGLYSYPVLMAADILLYRANLVPVGDDQRQHLETTRDLAQRFNNRFGELFPIPDPYIPDTSARVMSLTDPTAKMSKSDSQPKASISVLDDPSVIAKRIKGAVTDSDPEVRYDTEDKPGISNLLEIMAACTDRTIDDLVDEYGAGGYGRFKEAVAGAVVAELAPIKAAYNALTVADVREVLHTSGERARELAVPYQREVRAAVGLREY; encoded by the coding sequence TTGCGAAGGCAGGGCAAGGAGCACCTCGTGAACGATGGGTCGAAACAGCGGATCTTTTCGGGTGTTCAGCCGACCGGAGAGCCACACCTCGGCAACTACCTTGGAGCGTTTCGGCATTGGGCCCGACTCCAGGACCATTACGACGCGGTGTATTGCATCGTCGATCTCCACGCCATGACCGTCGACTACGACCCGGCCGAGCTCGAACGGGCACGGGTGGACATGGCACGGGTCCTGCTCGCGCTCGGCATCGACCCCGATCGTTCGCTGCTTTACACCCAGAGCCAGGTCGGCGCGCATGCCGAGTTGGCGTGGATCCTCGGCACGCTGATGCCGATGGGTGTCCTCAACCGTATGACCCAGTACAAGGACAAGACGGCAGCAGGTCACGCCTCAAATCTCGGCCTGTACTCGTATCCGGTGCTGATGGCCGCAGACATCCTGCTGTACCGAGCCAACCTCGTCCCCGTCGGGGACGATCAGCGACAGCACCTCGAGACCACGCGGGATCTTGCTCAGCGCTTCAACAACCGATTCGGGGAGCTCTTTCCGATCCCGGACCCGTACATCCCTGACACCTCGGCGCGGGTGATGTCCCTCACGGACCCAACGGCGAAGATGTCCAAGTCGGATAGCCAGCCGAAGGCATCGATCTCGGTCCTCGACGATCCATCCGTGATCGCCAAACGCATCAAGGGGGCCGTCACCGACAGCGACCCCGAGGTGCGCTACGACACCGAAGACAAGCCCGGCATCTCGAACCTGCTCGAAATCATGGCTGCATGCACCGACCGGACGATCGACGATCTCGTCGACGAATACGGCGCAGGCGGCTACGGGCGCTTCAAGGAGGCCGTCGCCGGCGCCGTCGTCGCCGAACTGGCACCAATCAAGGCCGCGTACAACGCCCTCACGGTCGCAGATGTCCGCGAAGTGCTCCACACCTCGGGCGAACGGGCCCGCGAACTCGCCGTTCCGTACCAGCGCGAAGTCCGCGCCGCCGTCGGGCTCAGGGAGTACTGA
- the cimA gene encoding citramalate synthase encodes MTRSVEIYDTTLRDGIQQEGISLTPTDKLRICALLDDLGVAYVEGGWPGANPKEDEFFERAKTELTMSHATLVAFGSTRHAGVAVQDDEQVANLLAADTSAVCLVGKAWDYHVEHALRTSLDEAIAMVADTVAFCRSHGRDVFFDAEHFFDGYRANPGFAVAVLRAAHDAGATRLVMCDTNGGFLSDEVGRIIGQVTDAIPDGTFGCHFHNDSGLAVGNSLTAVATGVRQVQGCINGYGERTGNADLCSVIPNLSLKMGYETVPSDRLERLTGVSHHIADVINLTLDPHLPYVGASAFTHKAGLHTSAMARRPDAYEHLSPTRVGNATRMVVSELAGRSTVVAKARESGLDLDGATAQRVIDRIKEREHFGYTYEAADGSFELVAREAAGWDQDFYTLESYRVFVEHRDGEVVAEATVKLVVDGERIVSTREGDGPVSALDRALRAGLVERYPHVDEIKLTDYRVRDLDSSDGTSARVRVLTEHTDAESTWGSVGVHQNIIDASWTAVSDGLIVGLLRHRERT; translated from the coding sequence ATGACCCGATCCGTTGAGATCTACGACACGACCCTGCGAGACGGAATCCAGCAGGAGGGCATCTCGCTGACCCCGACTGACAAGCTCCGGATCTGCGCGCTTCTCGACGACCTCGGTGTCGCCTATGTGGAAGGGGGGTGGCCCGGAGCGAACCCAAAGGAAGACGAGTTCTTCGAGCGGGCGAAGACCGAGCTCACGATGAGCCATGCCACCCTGGTGGCTTTCGGATCGACCCGGCACGCTGGCGTCGCGGTGCAAGACGACGAACAGGTCGCCAACCTCCTTGCCGCTGATACATCAGCGGTGTGCCTCGTCGGAAAGGCATGGGACTACCATGTCGAGCACGCGCTCCGCACGAGCCTCGACGAAGCCATCGCGATGGTTGCGGACACGGTCGCATTCTGCCGGTCGCATGGCCGTGATGTGTTCTTCGACGCGGAGCACTTCTTCGATGGCTATCGGGCAAATCCCGGATTCGCCGTCGCGGTCCTCAGAGCAGCCCACGACGCCGGGGCGACGCGGCTTGTCATGTGCGACACGAACGGCGGATTCCTCAGCGACGAGGTCGGCCGGATCATCGGTCAGGTCACCGACGCCATCCCGGACGGTACCTTTGGCTGCCATTTCCACAACGACTCCGGCCTCGCCGTCGGCAACTCGCTTACCGCCGTTGCGACCGGTGTGCGCCAGGTCCAGGGCTGCATCAACGGCTACGGGGAACGCACCGGCAATGCCGACCTGTGCTCAGTCATCCCAAACCTGAGCCTCAAGATGGGCTACGAAACGGTCCCTTCCGATCGCCTCGAGAGGCTCACGGGCGTCTCCCACCACATTGCCGATGTCATCAACCTCACGCTCGATCCCCACCTGCCGTATGTCGGCGCGTCGGCGTTCACCCACAAGGCAGGACTTCACACATCGGCGATGGCACGAAGGCCGGACGCATACGAGCACCTCTCCCCGACCCGCGTCGGGAACGCCACGCGGATGGTCGTGTCGGAGCTTGCCGGTCGGTCCACCGTCGTCGCAAAGGCGCGCGAGAGCGGGCTCGACCTCGACGGCGCAACGGCGCAACGGGTCATCGACCGCATCAAGGAGCGCGAACACTTCGGGTACACCTACGAGGCCGCAGACGGCTCGTTCGAGCTCGTCGCCCGCGAAGCGGCCGGATGGGATCAGGACTTCTACACGCTCGAGTCGTACCGCGTCTTCGTCGAGCATCGAGACGGCGAGGTCGTCGCGGAGGCAACCGTCAAGCTCGTGGTGGACGGTGAGCGGATCGTATCGACCCGCGAAGGGGATGGGCCCGTGTCAGCACTCGACCGAGCCCTGCGCGCCGGGCTCGTTGAGCGATACCCGCATGTCGATGAGATCAAGCTCACGGATTATCGGGTTCGGGACCTCGACAGCTCCGACGGCACGAGCGCAAGGGTCCGGGTTCTCACCGAGCACACCGATGCGGAATCCACATGGGGCAGCGTCGGGGTGCACCAGAACATCATCGACGCATCATGGACCGCCGTATCGGACGGGCTCATCGTCGGCTTGCTTCGACATCGCGAAAGGACTTGA
- a CDS encoding pyridoxal-dependent decarboxylase: MGPDHMTWEEFRRHGHEAIDWVADYLETVGERPVFSTVEPGAVARSIPDTPPREGEPFEALLADLDDIVVPGITHWQSPNWFAYFPANTSPPSVLAEVVTSGLGVQGMLWSTSPAATEIESKVLDWLIDMMGLPDAWRSDGPGGGVIQMSASDSTHTALVVARHRNRERASAQNMVVYASTQAHSSVVKGCTVAGIGHARGVAVDEHWAVRSDALSAAIDEDLEAGLLPIAVVSSVGTTATTAVDPIARIAAIAQANALWHHVDAAYAGTAMVCDEFRHHIAGVDKVDSYTFNPHKWMMVNFDCNVLWVADRAPLIDTLSILPPYLRNAATESGAVIDYRDWHVPLGRRFRALKLWWVLRSYGVEGIQQLVRNHVALADALAARIVGDDRFDLFAPHPFGLVCFTHRDGNAATSDLAAALNASGRVAVTPSELDGTTFIRVSVGQTWTAHEHIDALWDLIDELANP, encoded by the coding sequence ATGGGGCCCGACCACATGACCTGGGAGGAGTTCCGCCGTCACGGGCACGAAGCGATTGATTGGGTTGCCGACTATCTCGAGACGGTCGGTGAACGCCCCGTGTTCTCGACGGTCGAACCCGGGGCCGTGGCCCGATCGATTCCCGACACGCCACCTCGGGAGGGCGAACCGTTCGAGGCGCTCCTCGCAGATCTCGACGACATCGTGGTTCCTGGCATCACACACTGGCAGTCACCGAACTGGTTCGCCTACTTCCCGGCGAACACTTCGCCACCGTCGGTTCTCGCTGAGGTGGTGACATCGGGCCTTGGCGTGCAGGGCATGTTGTGGTCCACTTCCCCTGCGGCGACCGAGATCGAATCGAAGGTGCTCGACTGGCTCATCGACATGATGGGCCTCCCCGATGCGTGGCGGTCGGATGGGCCCGGTGGGGGAGTGATCCAGATGAGTGCATCGGATTCGACCCACACGGCACTTGTCGTTGCCCGACACCGCAACCGGGAACGCGCCAGCGCGCAGAACATGGTTGTGTATGCATCGACGCAGGCGCACTCGTCGGTGGTCAAGGGATGCACGGTTGCCGGGATCGGTCATGCTCGCGGTGTTGCCGTCGATGAGCATTGGGCCGTTCGGTCCGATGCCCTCAGCGCAGCGATCGACGAGGACCTCGAAGCCGGGCTGCTTCCCATCGCTGTCGTTTCCTCGGTCGGGACGACCGCAACGACGGCGGTCGATCCGATCGCCCGCATCGCAGCGATCGCACAGGCCAACGCACTGTGGCACCATGTCGATGCCGCCTATGCGGGGACGGCGATGGTGTGCGACGAGTTCCGGCACCACATCGCAGGAGTCGACAAGGTGGACAGCTACACCTTCAATCCGCACAAGTGGATGATGGTGAACTTCGACTGCAATGTGCTGTGGGTCGCCGATCGGGCCCCGTTGATCGACACACTTTCGATCCTGCCTCCCTACCTCCGCAATGCCGCGACGGAATCAGGCGCGGTGATCGACTATCGGGACTGGCATGTGCCCCTTGGACGCCGTTTCCGGGCACTGAAGCTGTGGTGGGTGCTTCGCAGCTATGGGGTGGAGGGAATCCAACAGTTGGTAAGGAACCATGTCGCTTTGGCAGACGCGCTTGCCGCGAGGATCGTTGGAGACGACCGTTTCGACCTGTTCGCACCGCACCCGTTCGGCCTCGTGTGCTTCACCCATCGGGACGGGAACGCGGCGACTTCCGATCTCGCAGCCGCGCTCAACGCCTCGGGCAGGGTGGCGGTGACGCCATCTGAGCTCGACGGTACCACCTTCATCCGAGTCTCGGTCGGCCAGACATGGACCGCTCATGAGCACATCGATGCGCTGTGGGATCTCATCGACGAGCTGGCGAACCCGTAG
- a CDS encoding CoA pyrophosphatase has protein sequence MDKWSSFRNLNAVVDPPGSEAAVLVALYADANDDIRIVLTKRPDDMPTHPGDVVFPGGHREGGEEPISTATREAWEEIGLPPENIIEVFGGLDPVTTRDRDKPIVPVVVRIERPTDFVVDPKEVDVVIEPTIAELLDEDSWTIRPWFGYPLWFYEFDEGILWGATAFMVRNLLEVVRSNGEG, from the coding sequence ATGGATAAGTGGTCGTCGTTTCGGAACCTGAACGCGGTTGTCGATCCACCCGGATCGGAGGCGGCAGTGCTCGTTGCGCTATATGCCGATGCCAACGACGACATCCGCATCGTTCTGACGAAGCGTCCAGACGACATGCCGACCCATCCCGGGGATGTCGTGTTTCCCGGCGGACATCGAGAAGGTGGTGAGGAACCGATCTCGACGGCCACGAGAGAGGCGTGGGAGGAGATCGGTCTACCACCGGAGAACATTATCGAGGTATTCGGCGGACTCGACCCGGTCACGACGAGGGATCGTGACAAGCCGATCGTCCCGGTCGTGGTGCGGATCGAGCGTCCCACCGACTTCGTTGTTGATCCCAAAGAGGTCGATGTCGTCATCGAACCGACGATTGCCGAGCTCCTCGACGAGGACTCGTGGACGATCAGGCCGTGGTTCGGCTACCCGCTGTGGTTCTACGAATTCGACGAGGGCATCCTTTGGGGCGCGACCGCCTTCATGGTGAGAAACCTCCTCGAAGTGGTGCGCTCGAACGGGGAGGGCTGA
- a CDS encoding GNAT family protein, producing the protein MANKVDSNPRYTKRLMLRPFRRRDASSFHEAVEASRTELQPWLPWIHGYDRGFAQRFIRESVASWAEGRAFDFAIRAMPDLDRHLGNVSIWPTSHQNRTGEIGYWIRSGETGRGYGTEAAAVALGVGFEELGMHKLVLRIAVGNAASERMAAKLGFTYEGILRDEVKIGPTWVDHSSWSLLHNEWAHRPSARGAEETYL; encoded by the coding sequence ATGGCGAACAAGGTCGACAGCAACCCCCGATACACGAAGCGCCTCATGCTTCGGCCGTTCCGCAGGCGGGACGCAAGTTCCTTCCACGAAGCCGTGGAGGCATCACGCACCGAGCTCCAGCCATGGCTCCCGTGGATCCACGGTTATGACCGGGGCTTCGCCCAGCGTTTCATCAGGGAATCGGTCGCCTCGTGGGCAGAGGGGCGGGCATTCGACTTCGCGATCAGGGCGATGCCGGACCTGGATCGACACCTCGGCAATGTCTCGATCTGGCCGACCTCGCATCAGAACCGCACCGGCGAGATCGGTTATTGGATCCGGTCCGGTGAGACCGGCCGCGGGTACGGTACCGAGGCGGCCGCGGTGGCACTCGGCGTCGGGTTCGAGGAACTCGGCATGCACAAACTGGTCCTTCGCATCGCCGTTGGCAACGCCGCATCGGAGCGAATGGCGGCCAAGCTCGGGTTCACCTACGAGGGCATCCTGCGTGACGAGGTCAAGATCGGCCCCACATGGGTGGATCACTCCAGCTGGTCCCTGCTCCACAACGAATGGGCACACCGACCCTCCGCACGCGGAGCCGAAGAGACCTACCTCTAG
- a CDS encoding DoxX family protein — translation MSWKNTALWVLQIGLGIYFVFVGIIHFVVPDGLPGPMEWMYELSDTMHAIVGVVEILGGLGLILPSVTRIRPELTVYAALGLITVMVGAMVWHATRSEPTSIAQNVLIAVLLGIIVYGRTRVAPITAKS, via the coding sequence ATGAGTTGGAAGAACACGGCACTGTGGGTGCTCCAGATCGGACTCGGCATCTACTTCGTCTTCGTCGGCATCATCCACTTTGTGGTGCCGGACGGGCTGCCAGGACCGATGGAATGGATGTACGAGCTCAGCGACACGATGCACGCGATCGTCGGCGTCGTCGAAATCCTCGGGGGTCTCGGGTTGATCCTCCCGAGCGTGACCCGCATCCGACCCGAGTTGACCGTGTACGCGGCGCTCGGCCTCATCACCGTCATGGTTGGCGCAATGGTGTGGCACGCAACCCGCTCCGAACCAACCTCGATCGCCCAGAATGTGCTCATCGCCGTCCTGCTTGGCATCATCGTCTACGGTCGCACGAGAGTCGCCCCGATCACCGCCAAGAGCTGA